One window from the genome of Candidatus Poribacteria bacterium encodes:
- a CDS encoding Gfo/Idh/MocA family oxidoreductase, giving the protein MNIGIIGCGTISSAYFEGARKTDILEIKACADLRMEAAQAQAERYNSHACSVDELLADPEIELVVNLTIPRAHVEVGLQVLEAGKHVYSEKPLGVDVESGKQLIDTAAEKGLQVGSAPDTFFGAGIQTSRQTLDAGKIGRPIAGTAFMCGHGHESWHPNPAFYYDIGGGPMLDMGPYYVTALVNILGPVKRVAAITTKAFEERVATSQAVRGLRIPVKITTHLTGTLEFQNGAIITMIMSFDMWRHSLPCIEIYGETGSMTVPDPNGFGGPVNVCPAGGDWEAEEIQFPNNARMIGVIDMVSAIQSGRMHRANGALAYHVLEVMLAFDKSSETGEHVEIRSTAERPDPMPVGLQEWEVD; this is encoded by the coding sequence ATGAACATTGGAATTATAGGCTGTGGAACCATCAGCAGTGCTTATTTTGAGGGGGCACGAAAAACCGACATTTTAGAAATCAAAGCCTGCGCTGACCTCCGAATGGAGGCGGCACAGGCACAAGCCGAAAGATACAACTCCCACGCATGCAGCGTCGATGAACTCCTCGCAGACCCAGAGATTGAACTGGTCGTCAATCTCACTATTCCGAGAGCACACGTCGAAGTCGGTTTGCAAGTCTTGGAAGCCGGAAAACACGTCTATAGCGAGAAACCGCTCGGTGTGGATGTTGAAAGTGGGAAACAGCTGATTGACACCGCAGCAGAAAAAGGGTTGCAAGTGGGATCAGCACCCGACACCTTCTTCGGGGCAGGGATCCAGACCTCGCGGCAAACGTTAGATGCTGGGAAAATTGGTAGACCGATTGCTGGTACCGCATTTATGTGTGGACATGGACACGAGAGTTGGCATCCGAACCCGGCTTTCTATTACGACATCGGTGGCGGTCCAATGCTGGACATGGGACCCTACTACGTCACCGCGCTCGTTAATATCCTCGGTCCCGTCAAGCGCGTCGCAGCGATTACGACGAAAGCGTTTGAAGAGCGCGTCGCAACGAGTCAAGCCGTGCGTGGCTTACGTATTCCTGTCAAAATCACGACCCACCTCACCGGCACACTTGAATTCCAGAACGGTGCGATTATCACAATGATTATGAGTTTCGATATGTGGCGGCACAGTCTTCCGTGCATCGAAATCTACGGCGAAACCGGCTCAATGACGGTCCCAGATCCAAACGGTTTCGGCGGTCCCGTTAATGTCTGTCCCGCAGGCGGCGATTGGGAAGCAGAGGAAATCCAGTTTCCGAACAACGCCCGGATGATTGGCGTGATTGATATGGTGTCGGCAATCCAATCGGGACGGATGCATCGCGCAAACGGTGCGTTGGCGTATCATGTGTTGGAGGTGATGCTCGCTTTCGATAAATCTTCTGAAACCGGTGAGCACGTTGAGATAAGAAGTACAGCGGAACGTCCTGATCCAATGCCCGTCGGTTTGCAGGAGTGGGAAGTAGATTAA